Proteins found in one Desulfatibacillum aliphaticivorans DSM 15576 genomic segment:
- a CDS encoding SGNH/GDSL hydrolase family protein, with the protein MPHTRKITFRLLAVFLGLVLSFIVLETAARLIGPEYYRFNNRSNEYYTNPRGYHHIVRMDGETPVYGLDYNFAREKYRLPPGAPKNYLDGKRFDALGLGDSFMTGAGVKYEDVCFRRLEKMFKDAGRDLKIKNCSVPGVNLGFISSICAHELSLQPYPLVIYGFVLNDLGLPGRESITGSDFIDQNNGENQYNPWRKRLACVNLAASLVEKIRLNTQTTQAYLDAYEPDYAGPRLEILESMAKEVEGRGGRMVLVIFPLLYDFDNYRFEKCHALLRDFAANKGIPVLDLLPAFSQHKAHDLWVNPTDHHPNELAHAIAAREIFRFLNQENLPPR; encoded by the coding sequence ATGCCTCACACCCGGAAAATAACATTTCGCCTCCTGGCCGTTTTTCTGGGTCTGGTCCTTTCCTTCATCGTTTTGGAGACGGCGGCCAGGCTGATCGGACCGGAGTATTATCGGTTCAACAACCGATCCAATGAATACTACACCAATCCAAGGGGATACCACCACATTGTCCGGATGGACGGAGAAACTCCCGTTTACGGCCTGGATTACAACTTCGCCCGGGAAAAGTATCGCCTGCCTCCGGGCGCTCCCAAGAATTACCTGGACGGCAAGCGGTTTGACGCCCTGGGCCTGGGCGATTCCTTCATGACCGGCGCCGGAGTCAAATATGAAGATGTCTGCTTCCGCCGTTTGGAAAAAATGTTTAAGGATGCGGGCCGCGACCTGAAAATTAAAAATTGCTCCGTGCCCGGCGTGAACCTGGGCTTTATTTCAAGTATATGCGCTCACGAGCTTAGCCTCCAGCCTTATCCCCTGGTCATATACGGCTTTGTGTTGAACGACCTGGGCCTGCCCGGGCGGGAATCCATCACAGGCAGCGATTTTATCGACCAGAATAACGGCGAAAACCAATACAATCCCTGGAGGAAGCGCCTGGCTTGCGTCAATCTGGCCGCCTCTTTGGTTGAAAAAATCCGGCTGAACACGCAAACCACCCAGGCCTATCTGGACGCCTATGAACCGGATTACGCAGGGCCGCGCCTGGAGATTTTGGAAAGCATGGCGAAAGAGGTCGAGGGGCGGGGCGGCCGCATGGTTTTGGTGATTTTTCCTTTGCTCTACGATTTTGACAACTACCGGTTTGAAAAATGCCACGCTCTCCTGCGCGACTTTGCAGCAAACAAAGGCATTCCGGTTCTTGATCTGCTTCCCGCGTTTTCCCAACATAAGGCCCATGATTTGTGGGTGAACCCCACGGATCACCATCCCAATGAACTGGCCCACGCCATCGCCGCCCGGGAGATCTTCCGCTTTCTGAACCAGGAAAACCTGCCTCCCAGGTAA
- a CDS encoding lysylphosphatidylglycerol synthase domain-containing protein, protein MSKGARPFRAQWMSVGAAVLASALLYWILLRTSDLDFAGLWKAWRNANLPLVCGVLIFSLFVHIVLGADKLWRVLKAMGFDLPWTLVLKIRLGAGPLRALMPVDMGEVLNIAFFRQYSKIPLGDASGACLFDRGLNFMGSAFWLTAGLIMLPMESQSAAAQALGIAAAGALYGVFVFATSIHGAVVGLAVKLHPKVGRFAQGVLSPFKDCPAGRKLFLMGYGIVFQARPLIVCYFLFVALGVQPPLDVFIAFASLAVFAGHIPTAAGIGPREAALMVLFQGLAPAGTIFAVGAAMSLFVHVIPMIAGLPWLPWFLRGLSGAESGQNP, encoded by the coding sequence ATGAGCAAGGGCGCGCGTCCATTCCGAGCGCAATGGATGTCCGTGGGCGCGGCGGTTTTGGCTTCGGCCCTTTTGTATTGGATCTTGCTCCGAACCAGCGACCTGGATTTCGCCGGATTATGGAAGGCGTGGCGCAACGCCAATCTGCCTTTGGTCTGCGGGGTCCTGATTTTTTCCCTGTTTGTGCACATTGTTCTTGGGGCGGATAAATTATGGCGGGTGCTTAAAGCCATGGGGTTTGACCTGCCTTGGACTTTGGTTTTGAAAATCCGGCTGGGCGCAGGGCCGTTGCGGGCCTTAATGCCCGTGGACATGGGCGAGGTGTTGAACATCGCCTTTTTTAGGCAATACAGCAAAATCCCCCTGGGCGACGCCTCGGGCGCGTGTTTGTTCGACCGGGGGCTGAATTTTATGGGCTCCGCGTTCTGGCTCACGGCCGGACTGATTATGCTGCCCATGGAAAGCCAGAGCGCGGCCGCTCAAGCCCTGGGCATAGCTGCGGCGGGGGCGCTCTACGGCGTTTTCGTGTTTGCAACGTCCATACACGGGGCCGTCGTAGGGCTGGCGGTAAAGCTGCATCCCAAAGTAGGGCGGTTCGCGCAAGGAGTGTTGTCGCCGTTTAAAGACTGCCCGGCTGGGCGCAAGCTGTTTTTAATGGGCTACGGCATTGTATTCCAGGCGCGGCCCTTGATCGTGTGCTATTTTTTGTTCGTCGCCCTGGGCGTGCAGCCGCCCCTGGACGTATTCATCGCCTTCGCCTCGTTGGCCGTGTTTGCCGGGCACATCCCCACGGCAGCGGGGATCGGCCCCCGGGAGGCGGCTTTGATGGTTTTATTTCAAGGCCTGGCCCCGGCCGGGACGATTTTCGCCGTGGGCGCGGCCATGAGCCTTTTCGTCCACGTCATCCCCATGATCGCGGGCCTGCCCTGGCTGCCCTGGTTTTTGCGCGGCCTGTCTGGCGCTGAAAGCGGACAAAATCCATGA
- a CDS encoding B12-binding domain-containing radical SAM protein — MRLAFVFNPFSYKLHEENLRIVQRYFGLFPPLSMAWVAGIAERAGHEVTFIDARTLRLTPDEVVARLKAFRPDMVGFMMTTYMFRETLQWIRHVKENLPRVRVIVGGYNLRVYPEESVMPPEIDYGCFNSAYYTVPGLLEALENNHDLSDVPGLIYKQGTKVIQTEYGPEPHFNDYPNPARHLLPNELYAEFPTERKNFTVMVTSKGCPMNCLFCEARSTPYNPRSIQTVVDEIQECYDVHGVREIDIFDYEFLVDRKRAMGICEEIIRRDLDILWACRARIDSLDEDLLARMKESGCGRVYLGIESGLQEMLDRVNKGITIEQVRRSVDMTKAHGIKTLGFFMTGLPGETRQTVKETLKFATSLGLDYVQFSKTTAKPLTSMWHDMVKESGYDYWKEYILGNAEEAPLPRPWTELSNDEIDRLTKKAYQKFHSRPFFLLKHALAVRSFDEFKRKFLAWLEMQFRQEAVSRPDEHFVAYEENRRKRKKLRKQS; from the coding sequence ATGCGCCTTGCATTTGTCTTCAATCCCTTTTCCTACAAGTTGCACGAAGAAAATCTTCGCATAGTGCAGCGTTATTTCGGACTGTTTCCGCCCTTGTCCATGGCGTGGGTTGCGGGCATCGCGGAGCGCGCAGGCCATGAGGTGACCTTTATCGACGCCCGGACCCTGCGGCTGACGCCCGACGAAGTGGTCGCCCGGCTAAAGGCGTTCCGCCCGGACATGGTGGGGTTTATGATGACCACCTACATGTTCCGGGAGACCCTCCAGTGGATTCGGCACGTCAAGGAAAACCTGCCCAGGGTGCGGGTCATTGTGGGCGGCTACAATCTGCGGGTGTATCCTGAGGAATCGGTCATGCCCCCGGAAATCGATTACGGGTGCTTTAACTCCGCCTACTATACGGTCCCCGGCCTTTTGGAAGCCCTGGAAAATAACCATGACCTGTCCGACGTCCCCGGCCTGATTTACAAGCAGGGAACCAAGGTGATCCAAACCGAATACGGCCCGGAGCCCCATTTTAACGATTATCCCAACCCGGCCAGGCACTTGCTGCCCAACGAGTTGTACGCGGAATTTCCCACGGAGCGGAAAAATTTTACGGTCATGGTCACCAGCAAGGGCTGCCCCATGAACTGCCTGTTCTGCGAGGCCAGAAGCACGCCGTACAATCCCCGGAGCATCCAGACCGTGGTGGACGAAATCCAGGAATGCTATGACGTTCACGGCGTGCGCGAGATCGACATTTTCGACTACGAATTTTTGGTGGACCGCAAACGGGCCATGGGCATTTGCGAGGAGATCATCCGCCGGGACTTGGATATATTGTGGGCCTGCCGGGCGCGCATCGACTCTTTGGACGAGGATTTGCTGGCCCGTATGAAGGAATCCGGCTGCGGCCGGGTGTATTTGGGCATCGAGTCGGGCCTGCAGGAAATGCTGGACCGGGTGAACAAGGGCATCACCATCGAACAGGTTCGCCGGTCCGTGGACATGACCAAGGCCCACGGCATCAAGACCCTGGGATTTTTCATGACCGGCCTGCCCGGCGAGACCAGGCAGACCGTCAAGGAAACGCTCAAATTCGCCACCAGCCTGGGCCTGGATTACGTCCAGTTTTCCAAAACCACGGCCAAGCCTTTAACCAGCATGTGGCACGACATGGTCAAGGAATCGGGCTACGATTACTGGAAGGAATACATTTTGGGAAACGCCGAGGAGGCCCCTTTGCCAAGGCCCTGGACCGAGCTTTCCAACGACGAGATAGACCGGCTGACCAAAAAGGCGTACCAAAAGTTTCATTCACGGCCTTTTTTCCTGCTCAAGCACGCCCTGGCCGTGCGCTCCTTTGACGAGTTCAAGCGCAAGTTCCTGGCATGGCTGGAAATGCAGTTTCGGCAGGAGGCGGTTTCTCGGCCGGACGAGCATTTTGTCGCATACGAGGAAAACCGGCGAAAACGGAAAAAACTTCGAAAACAATCCTGA
- a CDS encoding B12-binding domain-containing radical SAM protein yields the protein MNIVLVYKGRYVIRQALDLETLAAVLKAGGRRVSLVHDPDPFGVTDNVFQIPALAKRFSSSEKIAQKILKAKPDAAVFSALPNTLDFCLKTAGLVKQRSTAPVIFLGLHPTLSPEYVLGRDVVDYVIEGEAEESLPALLDALEKGESPENIAGLWRKDGGAIINSPPGPPVNLDALPLPDKDLFAPREKHDYSYAAMVSRGCPFSCTYCEETCIKQKCGPKYFRRKSVESVMAELTAARAKYGFREVIFKDSYLSGDEDWLARLMAEYKSRIRLPFKCFCTISGFTENTAMLLKQGGCYGIEFGLQTWNEAIRRDVLNRKETNAQAREVFGLCDAWRLRYDVDHMFNLPGESANDHVLGAREYKKLKYLNRIKVHYLVYLPGAPIVDAGVQAGLLTQKDASALHRGVGSDFYDQQFGDPGNKELAAGFGALYKMLPFIPAPMLERVLEGNKIPLLGKIPAPVMAGVQAARALQTRDLRFALYLRKYPAQLFWEAMKRMGES from the coding sequence ATGAACATTGTCTTGGTTTATAAGGGAAGGTACGTGATCCGCCAGGCCCTGGACCTGGAAACCCTGGCCGCCGTCCTGAAGGCGGGCGGGCGCCGGGTAAGTCTGGTTCACGACCCGGATCCTTTCGGCGTCACCGACAACGTGTTTCAAATCCCCGCCCTGGCCAAGCGTTTTTCATCTTCCGAGAAAATCGCCCAAAAAATCCTGAAAGCCAAACCGGACGCAGCGGTCTTTTCCGCCCTGCCGAACACCCTGGACTTCTGCCTGAAAACCGCCGGATTGGTAAAGCAGAGGTCAACGGCGCCTGTAATTTTCTTAGGCCTGCACCCGACCTTGTCGCCTGAGTACGTCCTCGGGCGGGACGTCGTGGACTATGTGATTGAGGGGGAGGCGGAAGAATCGCTGCCAGCCCTGCTGGACGCCCTGGAAAAGGGAGAAAGCCCGGAAAATATCGCGGGGCTTTGGCGGAAGGATGGCGGGGCCATCATAAATAGTCCGCCCGGACCTCCGGTGAACCTGGACGCCCTGCCCCTGCCGGACAAGGATCTGTTCGCCCCCCGGGAAAAGCACGATTACAGCTACGCCGCCATGGTCAGCCGAGGCTGCCCGTTTTCGTGCACCTATTGCGAGGAAACCTGCATCAAGCAAAAATGCGGGCCCAAGTATTTCCGACGAAAAAGCGTAGAATCGGTCATGGCCGAGTTGACGGCGGCCAGGGCGAAATACGGGTTCCGTGAGGTCATCTTCAAGGACTCCTATCTTTCGGGCGACGAGGACTGGCTGGCCCGGCTCATGGCGGAATACAAAAGCCGCATAAGACTGCCGTTCAAATGCTTTTGCACCATTTCAGGCTTTACGGAAAACACGGCCATGCTGCTGAAGCAGGGCGGATGCTACGGCATTGAGTTCGGCCTCCAGACCTGGAACGAAGCCATCCGGCGGGACGTTTTAAACCGCAAGGAAACCAACGCCCAGGCCCGGGAGGTCTTTGGGCTGTGCGACGCCTGGCGGCTTCGCTACGACGTGGACCACATGTTCAACCTGCCCGGCGAAAGCGCAAACGACCACGTGTTGGGAGCGAGGGAGTATAAAAAGCTGAAGTATCTCAACCGCATCAAAGTGCATTATCTGGTGTACCTGCCCGGCGCGCCCATTGTGGACGCCGGCGTGCAAGCGGGATTGTTGACGCAAAAAGACGCTTCGGCCTTGCATCGAGGCGTGGGCAGCGATTTTTACGATCAGCAATTCGGCGATCCCGGAAACAAGGAACTGGCGGCGGGCTTCGGCGCCCTGTACAAGATGCTGCCTTTCATCCCGGCGCCCATGCTGGAACGGGTTCTGGAAGGGAATAAAATCCCCTTGCTGGGAAAAATCCCCGCGCCGGTCATGGCCGGCGTGCAGGCGGCCAGGGCCTTGCAAACGCGGGATTTGCGGTTTGCATTGTATCTGAGGAAATATCCGGCCCAACTATTTTGGGAAGCCATGAAGCGGATGGGCGAATCATGA
- a CDS encoding choice-of-anchor U domain-containing protein: MAAIRKSLIQHNYLILITFLLFIVIFSGCPFDDDDDYPLPQDQKNAAGVNKIPVIVELDGTGQVATVTQGDKVYIIDITGATGTLDPDSIDILSIEEVNVSSYPPGVAFPDGFIKFKVIGLTLGETITATITFPTAFPAGSEYYKVTEDGFVKYNNAVVNGAVTTLTLTDGLDGDLDKLKNGEILDPGAPSWDWISEGEGKLAKLVARGPNLIGAMVRIFVPCAGNNNSRLIKGSNPEANTQVFFINTYAADTAWTVLTDSLPNWVTVTPTSGTGSGKITVKFYYYLMPDGTSTVSVFLQDDAGEAQEIRYTVEKADASVMKAPAGSVEEPTNNSTVSGVVPIFGWAVDDGGIESVWIRNADDDTFYGYGFLLESPTPDIEKQYPDYPGSGYAKWYFDWSTLNLADGAYNLEVIAWDWNYNQTTIGTLALTVDNANATAPFGRIETPIPMMASMPDPNTGASFDHEGWALTPLPNTIPTDGSTINVYLDGLYIGHLDEYNQYNSTPAIAFPALNNRNGAGGGCTLDLTGLRNGVHSLEWIIYDDAGNAGSTGKRYFVVEN; the protein is encoded by the coding sequence ATGGCCGCTATTAGAAAATCCTTGATACAACACAATTACTTGATATTAATAACCTTTTTATTGTTTATCGTCATTTTTTCGGGATGCCCTTTTGACGATGATGACGATTATCCTTTGCCGCAGGATCAAAAAAACGCGGCCGGCGTCAACAAAATTCCCGTTATTGTGGAATTAGATGGAACCGGGCAAGTGGCCACAGTCACCCAGGGGGACAAGGTGTACATCATAGACATCACCGGCGCCACGGGAACCCTGGACCCGGATTCCATAGACATCCTCAGCATTGAGGAGGTGAACGTCAGCTCCTACCCGCCCGGCGTGGCCTTCCCGGACGGATTCATCAAGTTCAAGGTCATTGGGCTGACCCTGGGCGAGACCATTACCGCGACCATCACGTTTCCCACGGCCTTTCCCGCCGGGTCTGAATATTACAAGGTGACCGAAGACGGATTTGTGAAATACAATAACGCGGTCGTCAACGGCGCCGTGACCACTCTTACCCTCACCGACGGCCTGGACGGAGACCTGGACAAGCTGAAAAACGGGGAAATTCTGGATCCCGGAGCGCCCAGTTGGGATTGGATATCAGAGGGTGAAGGCAAACTAGCCAAACTTGTTGCGAGAGGCCCCAATTTGATTGGCGCTATGGTTCGCATATTCGTCCCGTGCGCAGGCAACAATAATTCCAGGCTGATAAAAGGGAGCAACCCGGAAGCTAACACTCAGGTCTTTTTCATAAACACCTACGCTGCCGACACGGCCTGGACCGTTCTCACGGACAGCCTGCCTAATTGGGTGACCGTCACTCCCACAAGCGGGACGGGCTCCGGAAAGATTACGGTGAAATTCTATTACTATCTGATGCCGGACGGGACCAGCACTGTGAGCGTATTCTTACAGGATGACGCCGGTGAGGCCCAGGAGATAAGATACACGGTGGAAAAGGCCGATGCATCCGTCATGAAGGCGCCGGCGGGGTCCGTGGAGGAGCCAACGAATAACTCCACGGTGTCCGGCGTGGTTCCCATTTTCGGCTGGGCTGTGGACGACGGCGGCATTGAAAGCGTTTGGATCAGGAATGCGGACGACGATACTTTTTACGGCTACGGATTTTTGCTGGAATCGCCCACGCCGGACATTGAAAAGCAATACCCCGATTATCCCGGGTCGGGCTATGCCAAATGGTATTTTGACTGGTCCACGCTGAATCTTGCGGACGGCGCCTATAATCTTGAAGTGATAGCCTGGGACTGGAATTACAATCAAACAACCATAGGAACCCTGGCCCTGACCGTGGACAACGCCAATGCAACCGCGCCCTTTGGGAGGATTGAAACGCCCATTCCCATGATGGCGTCCATGCCCGACCCTAACACGGGCGCTTCGTTCGATCATGAGGGGTGGGCGCTCACGCCCCTGCCCAATACCATCCCCACGGACGGCTCCACCATCAACGTGTATCTGGACGGGCTGTACATCGGGCATTTGGATGAATACAATCAATACAATTCCACTCCAGCCATAGCCTTTCCCGCGCTGAACAACCGCAATGGCGCAGGAGGCGGATGCACTTTGGACTTGACCGGGCTGCGCAACGGCGTCCATTCCCTGGAATGGATCATTTACGACGATGCCGGAAACGCAGGAAGCACGGGCAAACGCTATTTTGTGGTGGAAAATTAG
- a CDS encoding type II toxin-antitoxin system Phd/YefM family antitoxin — MKAVTFTDAKRTLSRIMEEVCEDHDPTIITRAGGEAVVLISLEEYSSIEETMYLLQSSNNAKRLMESIAQLENGKGIEKQLVDFDL; from the coding sequence ATGAAAGCCGTAACATTCACAGACGCCAAAAGGACTCTGAGCAGAATAATGGAAGAAGTCTGCGAGGACCATGATCCCACGATCATTACTAGAGCCGGAGGAGAAGCGGTGGTTCTCATATCCCTGGAAGAATACTCTTCTATAGAGGAAACCATGTACCTGCTTCAATCCTCCAACAACGCCAAGCGATTGATGGAATCCATAGCCCAACTGGAAAACGGAAAAGGCATAGAAAAACAGCTGGTTGACTTCGATCTATAA
- a CDS encoding tetratricopeptide repeat protein, with product MPETPTNQTAAQSEKTSRFDVFTGPRKALIFLAVMVLAAYWATLSADYVNYDDITLLKNNYMIQDLSPTGVKTMFTHFMPKSYYPVRLLSYAVDYRIWGDDPFGHHVTNLLLHVFNTALVFLLFLNLAGEPNKKNIWSAFGAGAFFGLHPIAAGSVAWIPGREELLLFFFGLWCLLMQMEAAKGKKTSLYLALSAGACLLACLSNVMGAALPFLAAWYILYSQEDKKLRTILSRTWLLWIIGAGAVFMKIAAELAWNSQTMASKIPHVPTAILHLGDLWSQFTPSVEAGQGLVQRISVILSVFGENVVHGLFPFSLPVFFPPRIPASLMDWCVLTGLGFVFCLGVAFLLTRRKEIWRLGLVWYLAIILMTSQIFPTFAWRADRFLYLPLGGLALSAGWLAGWLFDRLGENKSGVVFLSLIVALGAQTVVYLPAFANPMAFHYYAKSNNPDYYLVYEYLGQEQVRQGLFKDALKHYAKALDLAPDKNYLWDKVFKTVIMSGKLKYGENLGETAVRKDPNNAYRRNYYGVILSFQGKDQKAVQQFKKAVELDPAAEAPRHNLGLQYLGMGELEKAERQFREAHKLNPFNAKYSYDLARTLERLEKNEEALEYYLMAAQDPKNLEARKAANRLAGKIRQAAPSKED from the coding sequence ATGCCGGAAACGCCAACGAACCAAACCGCCGCACAAAGTGAAAAAACCAGCCGGTTCGACGTCTTCACAGGGCCGAGAAAGGCCCTGATATTCCTTGCGGTCATGGTATTGGCCGCTTACTGGGCGACACTGTCCGCCGATTACGTGAATTACGACGACATAACCCTCCTGAAAAACAACTACATGATTCAGGACTTGTCGCCGACGGGCGTCAAGACCATGTTCACCCACTTCATGCCTAAAAGCTATTACCCGGTGCGTTTGCTTTCCTACGCCGTGGATTACAGGATTTGGGGGGATGATCCCTTTGGGCATCATGTCACAAACCTTTTGCTTCATGTATTCAATACGGCGCTGGTTTTTTTGCTGTTTCTCAACCTTGCGGGAGAACCCAACAAAAAGAATATATGGAGCGCCTTTGGCGCCGGAGCCTTTTTCGGCTTGCATCCCATCGCCGCGGGATCGGTGGCCTGGATACCGGGCCGGGAGGAATTGCTTTTATTCTTTTTCGGCCTTTGGTGTCTGCTCATGCAAATGGAAGCCGCAAAGGGAAAAAAAACCTCCTTGTATCTGGCCCTGTCCGCAGGAGCGTGTTTACTGGCGTGCCTGTCCAATGTCATGGGCGCGGCCCTTCCTTTTTTGGCTGCCTGGTATATCCTTTATTCTCAGGAGGATAAGAAACTCCGAACCATACTCAGCCGTACATGGTTGTTGTGGATCATAGGCGCGGGCGCCGTGTTCATGAAGATCGCGGCCGAACTGGCCTGGAACTCGCAAACCATGGCGTCCAAAATTCCCCATGTTCCCACGGCTATTCTTCATTTGGGGGATTTATGGTCCCAATTTACGCCTTCCGTGGAGGCGGGGCAGGGGCTTGTGCAGCGTATATCCGTCATTCTCAGCGTGTTCGGCGAAAATGTTGTGCACGGGCTCTTTCCCTTTTCCCTGCCTGTTTTTTTTCCGCCTCGCATTCCGGCATCGCTTATGGATTGGTGCGTACTGACCGGTTTGGGCTTTGTTTTTTGTCTGGGCGTCGCGTTCCTTTTGACAAGACGTAAAGAAATCTGGCGGCTTGGCCTGGTTTGGTATTTGGCGATCATTCTTATGACCTCCCAGATATTCCCCACCTTTGCATGGAGAGCGGACCGGTTTTTGTACCTGCCTCTGGGGGGATTGGCCCTGTCCGCCGGCTGGCTTGCGGGCTGGTTGTTCGACCGTCTGGGCGAAAATAAAAGCGGCGTCGTGTTCCTATCACTTATAGTGGCTCTGGGCGCCCAGACGGTGGTGTACCTTCCGGCTTTCGCCAACCCCATGGCCTTTCATTATTACGCCAAAAGCAACAACCCGGACTACTACCTTGTTTACGAGTACCTGGGGCAGGAGCAAGTCCGTCAGGGCTTGTTCAAGGATGCGCTTAAGCATTACGCCAAAGCCCTGGATTTGGCGCCGGACAAAAATTATTTGTGGGATAAGGTGTTCAAGACGGTCATCATGAGTGGAAAGTTGAAGTACGGCGAGAACCTGGGGGAAACCGCGGTCAGAAAAGATCCGAACAATGCGTATCGCCGCAATTATTACGGGGTGATCCTTTCATTCCAGGGCAAAGACCAAAAAGCCGTCCAGCAATTTAAGAAGGCTGTGGAACTGGACCCTGCAGCCGAGGCGCCTCGCCACAATCTTGGCCTGCAATATTTGGGAATGGGGGAATTGGAAAAAGCCGAGAGACAGTTCCGGGAAGCCCATAAACTGAATCCGTTCAATGCTAAATATTCCTATGATCTGGCCCGAACCCTGGAGCGGCTCGAAAAGAACGAGGAGGCTCTGGAGTATTACTTGATGGCGGCACAGGATCCCAAGAACCTGGAAGCCCGAAAGGCTGCAAACAGGCTCGCGGGCAAAATCCGCCAGGCAGCCCCCTCAAAAGAAGATTAA
- a CDS encoding B12-binding domain-containing radical SAM protein: MKVLLINPRATYCGEISQKCYPPVSLLYLAASLRQAGHEPHVLDANAFGLSDETVFAEIQEISPDLTGISVYSEILPQVYGLADLAKKAAPQCKLILGGPHATAIPRECLDQFPQADFILTGEAEDSLPMLCQAIETGDRLEAIPGLYFRKEGAIVQGPKHVFPDVHAIPWPAKDLAARAYEKKRYHSLLVRKRPVDTLFTSRGCPFSCGFCYNFRKHYRARKPEDVVQELAAIRDRGIRDVEICDDTFTVNEDRALAIFDLIVKERLDISFRIKSRVDVFTEKLAKAGKKAGVYLVAFGMESGSQRILDAMNKKITLEQSAEACRLTKKYGIAAHSSWVIGYPGETPGDVEDTVQFILKNKPATANLAVLRPYPNTPAYEIAKASGDLMGQWSPHAPDMPWVRLPWAQDKKILDDLCTRSIKRIYFTPYYTAAFARRMIAGANWTLFAYAVQEAQKVLGLKRKENKE, encoded by the coding sequence ATGAAAGTTTTGCTGATAAATCCCCGGGCCACCTATTGCGGAGAGATTTCCCAAAAATGCTATCCGCCGGTGAGCCTGTTATACTTGGCGGCGTCCCTGCGTCAGGCCGGGCATGAGCCCCACGTGCTGGACGCCAACGCCTTCGGCCTCAGCGACGAGACGGTTTTCGCCGAGATTCAAGAGATATCGCCGGATCTGACGGGGATCTCGGTATATTCCGAAATACTGCCCCAGGTTTACGGCCTGGCCGATCTGGCGAAAAAAGCCGCGCCCCAATGCAAGTTGATCCTGGGCGGACCTCACGCCACGGCGATTCCCAGGGAATGCCTGGACCAGTTCCCCCAGGCGGATTTCATCCTCACAGGCGAGGCGGAAGATTCCCTGCCCATGCTGTGCCAAGCAATAGAAACCGGGGACAGGCTGGAAGCCATTCCCGGCTTGTATTTCCGTAAGGAAGGCGCCATCGTCCAGGGGCCGAAGCACGTATTCCCGGACGTCCACGCCATCCCCTGGCCGGCCAAGGATCTGGCCGCCCGAGCCTACGAAAAAAAGCGCTACCACTCCCTGCTGGTGCGCAAACGCCCGGTGGACACTCTGTTCACCAGCCGGGGCTGTCCGTTCTCGTGCGGGTTCTGCTACAACTTCCGCAAGCATTACCGGGCCAGAAAGCCCGAAGATGTGGTGCAGGAACTGGCCGCCATAAGGGACCGGGGCATCCGGGACGTGGAAATCTGCGACGACACCTTTACGGTCAACGAAGACCGGGCTTTGGCCATTTTCGACCTGATCGTCAAGGAGCGGCTGGACATCTCCTTTCGCATCAAAAGCCGGGTGGACGTATTTACGGAAAAACTGGCCAAGGCCGGCAAAAAGGCCGGGGTGTATCTGGTTGCTTTCGGCATGGAGTCGGGCTCCCAGAGAATTCTGGACGCCATGAACAAAAAAATCACCCTGGAACAAAGCGCGGAAGCCTGCCGACTCACCAAAAAATACGGCATCGCCGCCCACTCAAGCTGGGTGATCGGGTATCCGGGCGAGACGCCCGGCGACGTGGAAGACACGGTTCAGTTCATCCTGAAAAACAAGCCCGCCACCGCCAACCTGGCCGTGCTGCGGCCTTACCCCAACACGCCTGCTTATGAAATCGCCAAAGCCTCCGGCGACCTCATGGGCCAGTGGAGCCCCCACGCGCCGGACATGCCCTGGGTGCGCCTGCCTTGGGCCCAAGACAAGAAGATCCTGGACGACTTGTGCACCCGATCCATCAAACGCATCTACTTCACGCCCTATTACACAGCCGCCTTCGCCCGCCGCATGATCGCCGGCGCCAACTGGACTTTGTTCGCCTACGCGGTCCAGGAAGCCCAAAAGGTTTTGGGGTTGAAAAGGAAAGAAAATAAGGAGTAG